Genomic segment of Engystomops pustulosus chromosome 8, aEngPut4.maternal, whole genome shotgun sequence:
cagaatttccaatctccaccaggtgaaggaagctcaacctgaataattgatccactcctcctcctcctcctcattttcctccttctcctcctctttgtacagtaaagcagaggaaaatggctattttttgacagggcccactggctcttgctatagtacttcatgcatttaatttttctggagggccacctacccggtcctctgtttgaaacaatttttgtgagtgccacatacaggcactcaatctattccatttttctggagggccacctacccggtcctctgttttaaacaatttttgggactgccacatacaggcactcaatctattccattttactggagggccacctacctgctcctctggtttgaaacatttttgggactgccacatacaggcactcaatctattccattttactgcagggccacctacctgctcctctggtttgaacaatttttgggactgccacatacaggcactcaatctattccattttactggagggccacctacctgctcctctggtttgaaacatttttgggactgccacatacaggcactcaatctattccattttactgcagggccacctacctgctcctctggtttgaagaatttttgggactgccacatacaggcactcaatctattccattttactggagggccacctacctgctcctctggtttgaaacatttttgggactgccacatacaggcactcaatctattccattttactgcagggccacctacctgctcctctggtttgaagaatttttgggactgccacatacaggcactcaatctattccattttactggagggccacctacctgctcctctggtttgaagaatttttgggactgccacatacaggcactcaatctattccattttactggagggccacctacctgctcctctggtttgaaacatttttgggactgccacatacaggcactcaatctattccattttactggagggccacctacctgctcctctggtttgaaaaatgtttgggactgccacatacaggcactatccaaattaaattgtctccatagcagcctccacacgttgtctccattgctacctccaaaagtcgtccatatagctgcctccatacatcgtccctttatcaaacgaggtgtgtcaggcacaaatttgggttgttttcatggattccacatcaaagttgttaactttgtcgccaccctgctgtgttatccacaaaatatactggcaaacttttaccatttagggatattatttcagcgcttcttgcgcatctgtttacattcccctcacccgccatatcctaaacttataagaacgctactacacttgatcttatacaaaaggttcttagaagtgctgtttggggagtagcctagagacaggggcttggattggcgaaagctcgcctggcagcggagcgccagctccatgcgcatcatgtgcttcttgcgcatctgtttacattcccctcacccgccatatcccaaacttataagaacgctactacacttaacttggtgcaggctgggaccgagtctgaccctggggctgctcatatactggcgacgcagagaattgcggggcctacctcggtccaggtctcaaaggcctactatacctcctcccacccctcctccacctcctcctcctccgaattaccatccgtgggcatggcgccatcagtcggtagctctaggcacagcagcagtgccgtcgctaagcgacagcaggcggtgctgaaactgctgagcctaggcgataaaaggcacaccgcccaagagctattacagggcattccacatcaaagttgttaactttgtcgccaccctgctgtgtaatccacaaaatatactggcaaacttttaccatttagggatattatttcagcgcttcttgcgcatctgtttacattcccctcacccggcatatcctaaacttataagaacgctactacacttgatcttatacaaaaggttcttagaagtgctgtttggggagtagcctagaaacaggggcttggattggcgaaagctcgcctggctgcagagcgccagctccatcacaagatccaactaacatagttgcagcacctttaatctactactagttcactgcctccataataataataatctttatttatatagcgccatcatattctgcagcgctttacaaatcataggaaacaaatacaaatgtaatgtaacagagcacaacatttgtatggaacaacaggagtgaggtccctgctcgccagagcttacggtttatgaagatgatggggtaacacgaggtaaaagaatatttaatggtcaagccattcttcttagggaatagaaaaaaatataataaatggaattgctgtcgcttgaaacactcagccgtcatcttatataccaggtccagggtgaatgggactgcagagaagtctggtgcctgttggttgctggataacagatgggaggacgacacaggacgggttagtagaagagttaaaacttcatgcagttaatgagtgttataggcttgcctaaagaaatgggttttaagagcacgtttgaaactttgtaggttaggtattagtctgatagtccggggcagagcattccatagaattggtgcagctctagagaagtcttggagacgcgagtgggaggtccgcactagggtagaggttaatctaagatcactggcggatctaagagcacgggttgggcgatagactgagataagagaggagaggtaggggggtgcagcattatacagagctttatggatgagggttattattattttaaactattcgaaaggagactggcagcaagtgcagcgactggcatgaactgtaagcatacatggtccccttatcaaacgagctgtgtcaggcagaatttggggttgttttcatggcttccatgttaactttgtcgccaccctgctgtgtaatccacaaaatatactggcaaacttttatcatgtagcgatattatttgagcgcttcttgctcacctcctttggttcctctctgccacccattggtttgaagcctgagtccatttagggtatgtcgccatgccactctctagcctgccgctgctgccgctgcctctgcatgccgtcccctatagtgtcagggtcaattattggatgttttagatgctatctagcttcattctgtcactctgtcatggccatgctgttgcccataattttggcataatggtgcgattatgcagcctcagaggcatccatgcatgctgcccctgctgtttcctgtccatttccgtggtgtttccatccttttctgaggttcccaggtgtttggccaagcttccctgtgcagagccttggtccccttgaaaaatgctcgagtctcccattgacttcaatggggttcgttattcgagacgagcactcgagcatcgggaaaagttcgtctcgaataacgagtacccgagcattttagtgttcgctcatctctagtacaaaCATTACAGAACATCTCCATTCCCAGGGTGAATCCTGCAGGTTGTGGACCTCCAGGAACCTCACAGACAGTGATGGGactgggggggtgtcctcacactgctgtgctctgtccagaCTGCAGCCACtgctattgtccctggatagatctCTTGTTTTACCTTTGTGTatattagtagcaacaggactgtgaagtatGGATATAGATGCTGTACTCAATGCATTAATCCTCCCTGGGTGACAGCTGTAtcaggcttctggttggatatTACAGAACTcactacaagcagctacatgTTCTCTGTGCCGTTCTCTGGGTAGTGGTCAGCCCTGGTTATTGCAGATCAGCTCCTGTACCCTCTGCTGACTGGATACTAGGTAGTATTGTTGTAACAAGAGGTGGAGGTAAGATCACAGATGAAGCTTCATGGACCTGCTTTAGATGTGGAGCTCATTGGACTTTCTTCTGTTGGGTTATCATGGGATGTGTCCTGCTGTGGAGCAGTAGAGGTTTCTGTCTTCTTGATCCCCATAGTGGTGGAAGTGTTCTCGGAGTGGCTGGAACTTTCTGGAAAAATGGATGTATATAGACTCATGAAGTCTTCCATATTTTCTGTGGTGGATATAGAAGCTCCTCGAGAGGAGGGTTTGGGGGTTGCACTTTCTGGAGCTAAGGTATCTTGTGTTTCATTGGTTACAAGAGCAGATGAGTAAAAATCTGAGAAGTGAGTAGAAATTCCCGGTGAGGAGGTGGTGGTCAGATGACTCATGGAGTCTCCTACGTATGATGTTGGTGTGTAGGGACTGGTAGATCCTTCTGCTGATGTAGTCCCATGGCTTGTATACTGCTGTAGAGTAGTTGTCACTTCTGTCACGTTAATGGCTCCATTAGTGGTGCTAGAATCTGGAGAATCTCTAGAGGTTTCTGGAATTCTTGTTGATGTATGCAGACTCCGGTGGCCTTCTATATCGGCTGACGTTATATTTTCTCCATTGGTGTAATTTGGAGTTATATTTTCTGTAATTAATGTATTATCTTCCATAGTGTCTCCAGCTAATGAGGTGGCCGTGGGGTTAGTATTGGAGCTGTAGACTGTAGTTGAGAAGCCTTCTCCTCTTGCAGTGTGATGATATGTATATGGTTGTAGAGTTGTAGACACTTCAGTCATGCTGATGGCTTCATTAGTGGTGCTGAACTCTGGAGAAGCACCAGAACTTTGTGGGAATGTTGTTGATGTATATAGACTCACAAAGTCTTGTATATATTCAGTCGTTTCCTCGTTATGGGATGTAGGATTTTCACCAGTGTTGGAAATCAGATTTTCTGTAGCTAAATTATTATCATGGGTTTGATGAGTGGTGGTCAGAAATTCTGAGACGTCAGTAGTGATTTCTGGTGGAGGAACGATGGTTGTGGTCGGCTCACTCATGGAGCTGCTTATATGTGATGTGTAGGATCTGGCTGAAGACCCTTCTCCTGTTGTTGTGCTATGACTTGTATATTGTTGTAGAGTAGTAGTCTTCTCTGTCGTATCGATGGCTTCATTAGTGGTGCCATAATCTGGATCATCTCCAGAACTTTTTGGTAATGTTGTTGATGTATACAGACTTACATAGCCATCCATATCATCTGTGGTGACTTCTTGGTCAGATGTAGTATTTCCTCCAGTTGTGGAGCTTGTATTTTCTGGACTGAATGTATAATCTTCAGGAGTGTTTCCTGGTAATGAGGCAGTGGTGGTCCGATAACTCATGGAGCTTCCAGGATGTAATGTGTAGGGACTGGTAGGGACTCCAGTAGTTGTAACACTATGAGATACATGCGGATGCGTGGTGATAGTCACTTCTGTAATGTTGATGGCTTCTTTAGTGGTGCTGTAATCTGCTTGATCTCCAGAACTTCCAGTAGCAGTTATGGATGTATACTGAGTCTTGAGTTCTTCTGAATCTTCTGTGGTTTCTTCTAGAGCTGATGTTACATAGACTCCAGTGGAGGAAATTGCTATTGTATTTTCTGGAGCGAGGGTTACATCTCTAGTAGCAACTCCTGGTGATGAGAAGTTGGTGGAGCTTGATGTAGATGTGTAAGGAAGGAGTGAAGAACCTTCTGATATGGTGGTTCTATAGGACGCAGGCTGAtgcatggaagttgtctccactGTCGTGCTGATGACTTCATTAGTTGTGCTATAATCTCTAGAACTTTCCGTAAAAAATGCTGATGTGTACAGAGTTTTGAGGTCTTCTGAATCTTCTTTGGTTACTTCAAAATCTGATGTAATATTGTCTGTGATGGTGGAATTTGGTGCTATATTTTTTGTAGATAAGGTTTTATCCTCAGTAGTATGTCCTGGTGATGAGGTGGTATTGGTGGTGGTCATATTACTCATGGGGCTTTCTGGGGGTGATGTGGATGTGGAAGGAGGGATTCCAGTACCTTCTGCTGTTGTGATACTATGTAATGTACGCTGATGTAGAGTAGTAGTCTCCTCAGTCCTGCTGATGGCTTCATTTGTTGTGACGTATCCTGGGAAACCCTCAGAACTTTCTGGAATTCTTGTTGAAGTATAAAGACTCAGAGAGTCCTCAATGTCTTCTGTGGTTTCTTCAAAAACAAATGTAGTCGTGGAATTTAGATTGTTATCATGGGTATGATTGGTTAATGTGGTGGTGAGAAGATCTAAGTCCTGAGTTTTAAGTCCTGGTAATGCGGTGGTGTTGGTGGTGGTCAGATCACTCATGGAGCTTCCTGGATGTGATGTGGAGGGACTGGGTGGAGAACCTCCTGAAGTTGTAGCATTATGGGACAGATATGGATGAAGGGTAGTCATCAATTCTGTGATGTTGAGGGTTACTTTACTGGTGCTGTAATCTGGAGGATCTCCAGAACCATCAGTGATGGTTGCTGACGTATATTGAGTTTTGAGGGCTTCCGAATCTTCTGTGTTTACCCCAAGAGATGATGTTAGGTTTTCTCCAACGGTGGAATTTGCCGTTGCATTTTCTGGAGGGAAGGTTTCGTTTCTAGTAGTAATTCCTGGTAATGAAATGTTGGTGGAGCTTTCTGGATGAAATGTAGATGTGTAATGAGTGACTGCGGAGCCCTCTGATGTGCTTTTATAGGATGCAGGCTGATGCAGAGTAGTCCTCTCCTCTGTCATACTGATGGTTTCATTAGTTGTACTGTAATCTCCAGAACTTGTATACAAAGTGTTGAGGTCTTCTGAATCTTCTGTGGTTACTTCAAGAGCAGATGTACTATTGTCTGTGATGGTGGAATTTGGTGCTATATTTTCTGTAGATACAGTACTATCCTCAGTAGTATATCCTAGTGATGAGGTGGTGTTGTTGGTGGTCATATTACTCATGGTGCTTTCTGGGGGTGATGTGGATGTGGAAGGAGTCATTCCAGTACCTTCTGCTGTTGTGGTACTATGGAATGTCCGCTGATGTAGAGTAGTTGTCTCCTCGGTCCTGCTGATGGCTTCATTAGTTGTGCCGTATCCTGGGAAACCCTCAGAACTTTCTGGAATTCTTGTTGAAGGACTCAGAGAGTCCTCAATGTCTTCTGTGGTTACTTCAACAACAAATGTAGTAGATTCTCCAATGGTGGAATTTGGTGTTGTGCTTTCTGGAGCTAATGTAGTAACGTGGCTTGTATATTGTCGTAGAGTAGTCGTCACTTTCGTTGTGTTTATGGCTTCATTAGTTGTGCTGAAATCTGGACGATCTCCAGAACTTTCTAAAAAGGTTGTTGACGTATACAGACTACTGAATTCTTCCATATTTTCGGTGGTTTCTACAAGAGCAGATGTAGTGTTTTCTCCATTGGTGGTATTTGCTGGATGCAATGTTGTATCTTGGGTGGGATTTTTAGACTTGGTAATTCCTGGTAATGTGGTGGCAGTAGTGAGATTACTGGTGGAGCTTTCTGGATATGATGTAGATGTGTAGGGGatggctgtggacatttcttctgTTGTATCATTATGGGTTGTGTACTGTTGATTAGTAGTAGAAGTAACAGTGGTGTTAGTCTCTGGATAAGAACTGGAACTTTCACTGGATGCGTTAGGACTGACTGTGGATTGTTCTACTGCTCCGGTACTATGGGATGTTGTAGACACTTCTGTCACGTTGATGGCTTTATTGGTGGTGCTGTAATCTGAATAATCACCTGAACCTTCTTGAGATGATGTTGATGTATACAGACTTGTGAAGTCTTCCATCTCTTCTGTTGTCACCTCAAGAGCCGATGTAGTAGTTCCTCCAATGGTGGAATTTCGGGTCATATTTTCTGGGGTTTCAGTTTGACCTTGGGTGCGATTGGTGACCAGAGTGGTGGTGCGGTTTGAGACCTGACTGGTAATTATTGAAGATGTGGTTGTCAGATTACTCATGGAGCCTCCTGGATGTGATGTAGATGTGTAGCCTCTGGTTGTGGAATGTTCCTCCGTTGTAGTACTGCGAGTTGTATACGGTTGGGTAGTGGAGGTTTCTGTCTGGTTGACCGTCACAGTGGTGGAGTTGTTTTCTGGATAGTGGCTTGTAGTGGCAGGAGTTGATGTGACATTTTGGAGATGTCCTCTGCTAGCGACCTCTTCTACTCCCATACCAGTGATCACAATCATGACTACAAGGATCACCGTGATGGTCAGCCAGTAGCCATATTTCTgttaaaaaataagaaataaaaaagttgaagGTAAATTTGTGACCACTGATTCATAACAAAAGATTCTGTTAGTGATGTCACCCAATAATCCCGAATCATGGTCGATTTGTTATTGATTTTGTGATTCCTGGTGAGTTGTAAGATCTCTGCCATGAAACTCATCGTACTCCAGGGGGCATAGGTAGAAACCATTAATATATCCGCATCCCATTTCTGCATAGAGACCTGATCCCACTGACCTGGAAGAAGTTCTTTTTGCTTGTTTTAATATCCTCCTACAAAGCAGAAATGACATAAAAATCACTTGTGATATAACAATGTGCTAAAGTGTAAACAGGACCAACCTGTAATCAACCACAAGACCAACTACTGTGTATCTCCTGCACCTTAGCCATGTATCTCCTGCACTTCTGCTGTGTATCTCCTGCACCTTAGTCATGTATCTCCTGCACTTCTGCTGTGTATCTCCTGCACCTTAGTCATGtccctcctgcacctctgccgtgtatctcctgcacctcagccatgtATCTCCTGCACTTCTGCTGTGTATCTCCTGTACCTTAGTCATGTATCTCCTGCACTTCTGCTGTGTATCTCCTGCACCTTAGTCATGtccctcctgcacctctgccGTGTATCTCCTGCACCTCTGCCGTATATCTTCTGCACCTCAGCGTGTACCTCCTGCACCTCTGCTGTGTATCTCCTGCACCTCTGCCGTATATCTCCTGCACCTCAGCGTGTACCTCCTGCACCTCAGTGTGTACCTCCTGCACATCTGCTGTCTATCTCCTGCACCTCTGCCGTGTATCTCCTGCACTTCTGCCGTATATCTCCTGCACCTCAGCGTGTACCTCCTGCACCTCTGCTGTGtatctcctgcacctcagccgtgTACCTCCTGCACCTCAGCGTGTACCTCCTGCACCCCTGCCGTGtacctcctgcacctcagccatgtATTTCCTGCACCTCTGCCTTGTATCTCCTGCACCTCTGCCTTGTATCTCCTGTACCTCTGCCTTGtacctcctgcacctcagccatgtACCTCCAGCACCTGAGCCGTGtatctcctgcacctcagccgtgtacctcctgcacctcagccgtgtacctcctgcacctcagccgtgTACCTCCTGCACCTCTGCCTTGTATCTCCTGCACCTCTGCCTTGTATCTCCTGTACCTCTGCCTTGtacctcctgcacctcagccatgtACCTCCAGCACCTGAGCCGTGtatctcctgcacctcagccgtgtacctcctgcacctcagccgtgtacctcctgcacctcagccgtgTATTTCCTGCACCTCAGCCGTGTATTTCCTGCACCTCTGCCTTGTACCTCCTGCACCTCTGCCTTGtacctcctgcacctcagccgtgtacctcctgcacctctgccttgtacctcctgcacctctgccttgtacctcctgcacctcagccgtgTACCTCCTGCACCTCTGCCTTGTACCTCCTGCACCTCGGCCGTGTATCTCATGAATCTCAGCCTTATTTCTTGTGCTTCTACTCTTTATCTCAAAACTTTTCAGTACCTGGATAGCATCTCTTCTTCTTCTCGCGATTTTTCCCTTCCGGGAGTCGCCCCTTATCCCATTTTCCAGTGTTTCGAGGTTTCCTGCTGCAGACGCtgagaaaaatatatagaaaagatTTAACCTCTTTACAAGTCATTGAACAGTCACGAGAGATCTCCCATCATTGGGTTCAGGTCCATTGCTGCGTCTTTTGTGACTTCTTCTTCCATTCAGTCAGACAGGAAGTGATGAGGCAGCCATGacaccaatcactggcctcatcagtCACATGACTGCTGCTCTATGTCATTGGCTGCTGTGGTCACATGACTGCTGCTCTATGTCATTGGCTGCTGTGGTCACATGACTGCTGCTCTATGTCATTGGCTGCTGTGGTCACATGACTGCTGCTCTATGTCATTGGCTGCTGTGGTCACATGACTGCTGCTCTATATCATTGGCTGCTGGGGTCACATGACTACTGCTCTATATCATTGGCTGCTGTGGTCACATGACTGCTGCTCTATATCATTGGCTGCTGGGGTCACATGTTACATCACTTACAATCTATCTGACACCAAACCGTAGGGAATGGAGACTGCTTTGGGTGACTACTTACTGTTATCACACACTTTTATAAATCCCTCTAAATAATCAGTGAGTCAGTCCCGGGGACCTAGTGAGGTTTGGCGCAGGTCCTTCGCTTTACTACATGTGATTAGGGATGGAAATGTCGTGGTCATCTTTTTTCTCACCGTGGATGATCAATGAAGACTCAGAGAAGATCTTAACACTTAACTTTACCTCCTTCATCCTGGAACTGATTTTCAGATGTCGACCCCCTGGACGTGATCTCAGAGCTCGGGGGTCCTGGGATGAGACCCACTTCTGCTGGCACCCATGGAGCTTCAGGGACTTGGTTCTGCTCCAAAGTTCTGTCCTCTGGAATCTCCACCACAACTGAGATGTTCTTCCCCTCGATATCTTATGAaaagaatcagtgattattaatCTTATCACCCCCTTTCCTgcttattagatgtgtataaccACTTCACGGAGGGTCTCCAGTGCACGGCACGTCCTGTATCATCAACAGCCGAATATACAACCTGCTAAAATCTGGAGGACAAAGGGTGTAGCTGGACTTGAGTACTAGATAGTTAGGAAATGAGTGATTACAATACTCAGCAATTAGTGGAATGGGTAGACTAAGGGTTAATGGGTTGATTAGAGAGCAATGGAGTAAGGGTTCATGGGTAGATTAAAGTACAAGGACGGGTTATTAGACTTTGGTTTATTCCATTTGGAACGATTTGTGGagatattacaatgtacaaatatctgaatggacATTTCAAGGATTTTTCTTATGTTCTTGTAATAACTAAGCCTGTAGCCCGGACAAGGGGCATCACTATTGTGATATACAGGATCCGGTGACACCATGGACCTCGCTGCCGGGGGCGGCTGTCATGGCTGACACATGGTGCGGAGTCAGGACATCGTCACTGTGAGTACAAATATCACAGAAGATGGAAAGCTTTATGGACACTCATGTAAAGTTTGGTGACCAGAATCCTCCACGAGAGGAAGACGAGGACTGGTTGATACTTCTGTAGGACTGTGGTCTGATGACGTAGAGGCTGACATCGATCCCCCTGCcgacaggaagccacaggagacCATATCACCCCCTCACCGTTACGTGAACCCTCCAGCCCTGATACATCAGGCTCCTGAGACTCCGCTCTAGAAGTAACGTCAGGGCTCTCAGATCCCGTGTAGAGCGTCAGCTCTTGGACCCACGCGGTGAAGCTCTCCTGTCCCTGCAGGTTCTGGATCTTCTGCTCCAGGCTAATGTCCTTCAGTTCCTTATTCACtaatagaatttttttcttatctggaaaaaaaaacaaaagaaaaataaccAACACAACAAAAGAAATTCCTCACCGTCATCTTCTCTAAGTCACCACCATTATCATTATCATCAGCTTTGTGACCACCTTCATCCTCTTGTCACTCTACAGCCATTATCCACCCAATCACTAATGTAACATCCTCCATTAACTAAACGTCCCTCTCCCATGTCCAAGGCTTCTCTTGTGCTGCTCCACTTCTCCAGAATGCTCTAACCAGGTAATTAGCCTCAGTCTTTATCAGGTTTGGCTAATGCTGTCTCAGGATCGGGCGTTATAATGTTGGGGCTCAGTGTTACGTTACATCTTCTTACCAAGAAATTCCCTGACATTTTGGAGGTCAGCATCTCTTGAAGATTTTCCTCCTTTGTCTTCTCCGTCGTTGCTGTTTGAGTTATAGATTAGGACAAAGTCACACAGAGACAATCTCTCCTTGACATCCTGGGAGGTTCCATCAGATGTAGTAATGGGTAGGACCTCCTTTACTGGTAGGGATGAGAGGAAACTAGTTAACCATTCGTGGGATGCAGGGTCTTCTCTTGAGAGGATCCCCACCAGGGGCTTCCCTGATGCCATTCCCCTGGTTCCCGAGAGTGTCCCTGAGTATGGACAAAAGTAGACATCACTGACCAGGAGGTAAGGGTTGTGCTCGGAGGGGAGTGTGGACAATTATAACCTTCAGGAGCAGAGGAAATAGTGCACTGATTTCTATA
This window contains:
- the LOC140075634 gene encoding uncharacterized protein, whose protein sequence is MASGKPLVGILSREDPASHEWLTSFLSSLPVKEVLPITTSDGTSQDVKERLSLCDFVLIYNSNSNDGEDKGGKSSRDADLQNVREFLDKKKILLVNKELKDISLEQKIQNLQGQESFTAWVQELTLYTGSESPDVTSRAESQEPDVSGLEGSRNDIEGKNISVVVEIPEDRTLEQNQVPEAPWVPAEVGLIPGPPSSEITSRGSTSENQFQDEGASAAGNLETLENGIRGDSRKGKIARRRRDAIQEDIKTSKKNFFQKYGYWLTITVILVVMIVITGMGVEEVASRGHLQNVTSTPATTSHYPENNSTTVTVNQTETSTTQPYTTRSTTTEEHSTTRGYTSTSHPGGSMSNLTTTSSIITSQVSNRTTTLVTNRTQGQTETPENMTRNSTIGGTTTSALEVTTEEMEDFTSLYTSTSSQEGSGDYSDYSTTNKAINVTEVSTTSHSTGAVEQSTVSPNASSESSSSYPETNTTVTSTTNQQYTTHNDTTEEMSTAIPYTSTSYPESSTSNLTTATTLPGITKSKNPTQDTTLHPANTTNGENTTSALVETTENMEEFSSLYTSTTFLESSGDRPDFSTTNEAINTTKVTTTLRQYTSHVTTLAPESTTPNSTIGESTTFVVEVTTEDIEDSLSPSTRIPESSEGFPGYGTTNEAISRTEETTTLHQRTFHSTTTAEGTGMTPSTSTSPPESTMSNMTTNNTTSSLGYTTEDSTVSTENIAPNSTITDNSTSALEVTTEDSEDLNTLYTSSGDYSTTNETISMTEERTTLHQPASYKSTSEGSAVTHYTSTFHPESSTNISLPGITTRNETFPPENATANSTVGENLTSSLGVNTEDSEALKTQYTSATITDGSGDPPDYSTSKVTLNITELMTTLHPYLSHNATTSGGSPPSPSTSHPGSSMSDLTTTNTTALPGLKTQDLDLLTTTLTNHTHDNNLNSTTTFVFEETTEDIEDSLSLYTSTRIPESSEGFPGYVTTNEAISRTEETTTLHQRTLHSITTAEGTGIPPSTSTSPPESPMSNMTTTNTTSSPGHTTEDKTLSTKNIAPNSTITDNITSDFEVTKEDSEDLKTLYTSAFFTESSRDYSTTNEVISTTVETTSMHQPASYRTTISEGSSLLPYTSTSSSTNFSSPGVATRDVTLAPENTIAISSTGVYVTSALEETTEDSEELKTQYTSITATGSSGDQADYSTTKEAINITEVTITTHPHVSHSVTTTGVPTSPYTLHPGSSMSYRTTTASLPGNTPEDYTFSPENTSSTTGGNTTSDQEVTTDDMDGYVSLYTSTTLPKSSGDDPDYGTTNEAIDTTEKTTTLQQYTSHSTTTGEGSSARSYTSHISSSMSEPTTTIVPPPEITTDVSEFLTTTHQTHDNNLATENLISNTGENPTSHNEETTEYIQDFVSLYTSTTFPQSSGASPEFSTTNEAISMTEVSTTLQPYTYHHTARGEGFSTTVYSSNTNPTATSLAGDTMEDNTLITENITPNYTNGENITSADIEGHRSLHTSTRIPETSRDSPDSSTTNGAINVTEVTTTLQQYTSHGTTSAEGSTSPYTPTSYVGDSMSHLTTTSSPGISTHFSDFYSSALVTNETQDTLAPESATPKPSSRGASISTTENMEDFMSLYTSIFPESSSHSENTSTTMGIKKTETSTAPQQDTSHDNPTEESPMSSTSKAGP